The DNA sequence CGGCGCGTCGGTGTTTTACACGGTCATGTATCGCGTCTCGCCCGGGTTTGCGGAATGGTTGTCTACCCCCTGGGTGGAATACCTAAGTGCCGTGGCGCTCACCCTGGTGGTGCTTTATTTTTTGGGTTGGGCAACCACTCAGGTACTGGGCCGGCGCTGGCTGGCCTGGTTTGAGGCGCTACTAGACCGCCTTCCCTGGGTGAAGACGATCTATGGTGGCATCAAGATATTTCTTGCGGCCTTCCAAACCAAGCCCGAGGGGGTCGAGCGGGTCGTTCTGATAGATTTTCCGTCACCGGAGATGAAGACCATCGGGTTGGTGACTCGAACCCTGTTCGACGAGGCGAGTGGAGAGGAATTGGCGGTAGTGTATGTCCCGACCTCGCCCAACCCGACCTCCGGTTTCATACAAATTATGTCGCTGACAAAGGTTATCTCGACAGATTGGACGCTCGACGAAGCGATGCGATTCCTTTTGACCGCGGGCACCGCAGCGCCCGGCACCATTACTTTTGCGCGGAATGTCGACGCCCGAGACAAACCTGTGCCAGGACCGGAATAGCCACCACAAGAGCAGGGCTTTCAACACATCGTCACACCAAGCCGTGATTTGACTGTCCACAGGAATGCTCCTTCTTTGTGGAATTCAGTTTTAGGAGACCGGAGGACAAGCCTGAACTATTGCGCGCTGGCTCATCGGGCCAAGGATGATACAATTCGCCGCAAATTTTTCGACCGTTAAAATCCGGAACATGGTTCGGTTGATACAAGTCCTCAAGAATTTTATTTTCTGGAGCCGTTGGCTGCAGGCGCCGCTTTACCTGGGATTGGTCGTGGCCCAAGGCGTGTACGTCTATCAATTCATGATCGAGTTGAGCCATCTCGTGGTCAAGGCGGGGCGTCTGACGGACACCGACATCATGCTCATCGTGCTCGGGCTCATCGATGTCGTGATGATCGCCAATCTCTTGAATATTGTCATCATCGGCGGCTACGAAACCTTCGTCTCGCGGCTCGCGCTCGAGAGCCACCCGGATCAACCCGAGTGGCTGTCGCACGTCAGCGCCGGTGTGCTCAAGGTCAAACTGGCCACGGCATTGATCGGGATCTCCGCGATTCATTTGCTCAAGACCTTCATCAATGCCGAGCACACTCCCGAAAAAGCAATCATGTGGCAGGTGATCATTCACCTGACGTTCGTATTTTCGGCGCTCGCAATGGCGTACACCGACAAGCTCATGACCGGCACGGTGTTGATGACGAAAAGGCATTAAACGCACTACGTTTACTCTTCCATTCGGAGAGGGTAGGGTGAGGGCGGGGTTAATTGGCGAGTTCATAGCAACAATAGGGGAACACGGGTCGGCGGCCTTCGACCGTGCGCTAGGAGCGATCCTCCGTCGACTGTTGGAAGCTGTTAGCCCCCATGCGCCTGAGCGTTCGTATCTGCGTGGCCCCGAGTCGTCCGTGGCTACCGAGGCCGTGCGCAGTGTCCACACCGCGAATCTGCCGGCCCTCTTCGATGAGTTAAACATCAGCCTCGTCGTTTCCACCTATCAGGCGGGCGCTAGTGTCTTTGCAAAATTGCTAAACGTCTCCACTATTGATGAAAGAGAAATATGCGCATAGTATATGCGCATAATTAGCGAACCTTGGAGGCGCCGTAATGCTGCCACCGTACAACACCTCAGCCCCAAAGAAAGCCACTAACCTTAGTATAAACATTGACTTACTAAACAAGGCCAAGGAGATGGACATCAACCTTTCCGCTGTCCTCGAGCAAACACTGACCGATCTCGTTGGGCAACGGCGGAGAGAGCGGTGGCTAGCAGATAACCGTGACGCCATAGATGCTTACAATCAGCATGTTGAAAAGCACGGCTCCTTTGGCGATGGTCTTCGGAGCTTTTGATGCCTCAATTTATGCTCCATAGAAATAAGAACCCCGATACCAAAGCAAGAATTCCTTACCTGATTGACGTTCAGAGTAACCTGCTCGGGGATTTAGGAACGCGGGTTGTGATTCCCGTCTGCTCGTCCGGAGCATTAAAGGGAAAAGTGCTCACAACGCTGACGCCTACCTTTGAGCTTGACGACGGTACGTATGTTATGTTGACGCCGCAACTAGCGGGTATTTCCAAGAAGGAACTTGGCCAGGAGGTAGCCAACCTGTCCGCTTACCGCGCCGCGATTATTG is a window from the Pseudomonadota bacterium genome containing:
- a CDS encoding DUF502 domain-containing protein, whose translation is KEKHKFDLRRAPRYMLAGALILTPALLTWLVFDFLFHTLFHLGQPGASVFYTVMYRVSPGFAEWLSTPWVEYLSAVALTLVVLYFLGWATTQVLGRRWLAWFEALLDRLPWVKTIYGGIKIFLAAFQTKPEGVERVVLIDFPSPEMKTIGLVTRTLFDEASGEELAVVYVPTSPNPTSGFIQIMSLTKVISTDWTLDEAMRFLLTAGTAAPGTITFARNVDARDKPVPGPE
- a CDS encoding TIGR00645 family protein, translated to MVRLIQVLKNFIFWSRWLQAPLYLGLVVAQGVYVYQFMIELSHLVVKAGRLTDTDIMLIVLGLIDVVMIANLLNIVIIGGYETFVSRLALESHPDQPEWLSHVSAGVLKVKLATALIGISAIHLLKTFINAEHTPEKAIMWQVIIHLTFVFSALAMAYTDKLMTGTVLMTKRH
- a CDS encoding CcdB family protein, coding for MPQFMLHRNKNPDTKARIPYLIDVQSNLLGDLGTRVVIPVCSSGALKGKVLTTLTPTFELDDGTYVMLTPQLAGISKKELGQEVANLSAYRAAIIAALDFLITGI
- a CDS encoding TIGR03032 family protein is translated as MRAGLIGEFIATIGEHGSAAFDRALGAILRRLLEAVSPHAPERSYLRGPESSVATEAVRSVHTANLPALFDELNISLVVSTYQAGASVFAKLLNVSTIDEREICA
- a CDS encoding type II toxin-antitoxin system CcdA family antitoxin codes for the protein MLPPYNTSAPKKATNLSINIDLLNKAKEMDINLSAVLEQTLTDLVGQRRRERWLADNRDAIDAYNQHVEKHGSFGDGLRSF